The following proteins are encoded in a genomic region of Mycobacterium kiyosense:
- a CDS encoding hypothetical protein (frameshifted, deletion at around 1399058,1399046) — translation MNWTSWSTTPADPYPAGDEYDPDGYIASVAQNMFGPMRLTMRCYEKLKSSKASGGASVVNIVSMSAFRSAVFVPGYASSKMGLVALTMNLSRRWAHDGIRVNAVAPGLIDTRMTHPAMSIPQVMDVEIGFHTPLGRPGTPQDCAGAALFLCTDAAAYITGSTIAVDGGYLTV, via the coding sequence GTGAACTGGACATCCTGGTCAACAACGCCGGCGGACCCTTACCCGGCGGGCGACGAATACGACCCCGACGGTTACATCGCCTCGGTCGCCCAGAACATGTTCGGGCCGATGCGACTGACCATGCGCTGCTACGAAAAGTTGAAGTCCAGCAAGGCATCCGGCGGCGCCAGCGTGGTCAACATCGTGTCGATGTCGGCGTTTCGCTCCGCGGTCTTCGTGCCCGGCTACGCCTCCTCGAAGATGGGCCTGGTCGCACTGACGATGAACCTCTCCCGCCGCTGGGCCCACGACGGCATCCGGGTCAACGCCGTCGCACCCGGCCTCATCGACACCCGCATGACGCATCCCGCGATGAGCATCCCGCAGGTCATGGACGTCGAGATCGGTTTCCACACCCCGCTGGGCCGGCCCGGGACACCCCAGGACTGCGCGGGTGCGGCGCTGTTCCTGTGTACCGACGCCGCCGCGTACATCACCGGGTCGACGATCGCCGTCGACGGCGGATACCTGACGGTCTGA
- a CDS encoding sulfotransferase — protein MGDYDNVTTPDDVLKLASERTGLSDTESDSWRAGLAVMLDDLNTSTAFTPFGRDRIINDAIGALGRRLQIHDYIQAHPEILDAPIERPLIVLGMPRTGTTVISYLLDQDPARRSLLHWQCVHPIPPADTHTLRTDPRCLALLDEQAKTLELVKTAKIPLPHWEDADGPTEDMFIHNQDFKGLSWDSFLSTRRYAEWLFDEADMSTTYEYQKRYLQVLQSTAPGTWSLKMPSHSVHIDALLKVFPDARLVWAHRDPYQATGSLANLWKLPKGMTHRPEAVDLPAMGRDALWQMRYHVERPLRARDRIVDDRFFHMYYHEMMRDPMDVMRRLYDWAGDPLTTETEERMRNWLAAHPQDHYGVNSYSLDQYDLTVEQLKPVFAEYLDTFAIELESTT, from the coding sequence ATGGGCGACTACGACAACGTCACCACCCCCGACGACGTCCTCAAGCTGGCCTCGGAGCGCACCGGCCTGTCCGACACCGAATCCGATTCCTGGCGTGCCGGATTGGCGGTCATGCTGGACGACCTCAACACCTCGACGGCGTTCACGCCATTCGGCCGCGACCGCATCATCAACGACGCCATCGGCGCGCTGGGCCGTCGGCTGCAGATACACGACTACATCCAAGCCCACCCCGAGATCCTCGACGCGCCCATCGAGCGGCCACTGATCGTGCTCGGCATGCCCCGCACCGGCACCACCGTCATCAGTTACCTGCTCGACCAGGACCCGGCGCGCCGCTCGCTGCTGCACTGGCAGTGCGTACACCCGATCCCGCCGGCCGACACCCACACCCTGCGCACCGACCCGCGCTGCCTGGCGCTGCTGGACGAGCAGGCCAAAACGCTGGAGTTGGTCAAGACGGCGAAAATCCCGCTACCGCACTGGGAAGACGCCGACGGTCCCACCGAGGACATGTTCATCCACAACCAGGACTTCAAGGGCCTGTCCTGGGACTCGTTCCTGTCGACGCGGCGCTACGCCGAGTGGCTGTTCGACGAAGCCGACATGAGCACCACCTACGAGTACCAGAAGCGTTACTTGCAGGTGCTGCAGTCCACCGCGCCGGGCACCTGGAGCCTCAAGATGCCGTCGCATTCGGTGCACATCGACGCGCTGCTCAAGGTCTTCCCCGACGCGCGGCTGGTGTGGGCGCACCGCGACCCGTACCAGGCCACTGGGTCGCTGGCCAATCTGTGGAAGCTGCCGAAAGGCATGACGCACCGGCCGGAGGCCGTCGACCTACCAGCGATGGGACGAGATGCCTTGTGGCAGATGCGCTATCACGTCGAGCGTCCGCTGCGGGCCCGCGACCGCATCGTCGACGACCGCTTCTTCCATATGTACTACCACGAGATGATGCGCGACCCGATGGACGTGATGCGCCGCCTCTACGACTGGGCGGGCGATCCGCTCACCACGGAAACCGAAGAGCGCATGCGCAATTGGCTCGCCGCACACCCCCAGGACCATTACGGCGTCAACAGTTACAGCCTGGACCAGTACGACCTCACCGTCGAACAACTCAAGCCGGTGTTCGCCGAGTACCTCGACACCTTCGCCATCGAACTGGAGAGCACAACGTGA
- the gutB gene encoding threonine dehydrogenase, which yields MKAAMVTGPGQTEVVDTDRPQAGPDDVLLRMRACGICGSDAFYITIGGVPPRQGCMPLGHEPAGEVVEVGSAVSGIAVGDHVVVNPMAAPGGIIGNGGPAGALSDYLVIENAVRGTSLEVIPKHIPWQVAALNEPMAVARHGVNQCRPKPTDKVVVFGAGPVGLGATLAFKSVGVQHIVVVDLVPGRLDKALRIGADAVVNSAEQDVVQRLVELHGPGESMFPGKSGTNIYLDCAGAAAVVNTALAAAQKGATLGIVGVHKEAVPVEFVNVMSNEITIVGSMGYPTEIFEVTKDLVANWEKYALIVSHTVPFANLGEALDLASTPGAADKVVVTF from the coding sequence ATGAAAGCCGCCATGGTGACCGGGCCGGGGCAGACCGAAGTCGTCGACACCGATCGGCCGCAGGCCGGCCCCGATGATGTGCTGCTCAGGATGCGCGCCTGTGGCATCTGCGGATCGGATGCGTTCTACATCACCATCGGGGGCGTTCCGCCGCGCCAGGGCTGCATGCCGCTGGGCCACGAACCGGCGGGCGAGGTAGTCGAGGTCGGCTCGGCGGTGTCCGGCATCGCCGTGGGCGATCATGTCGTCGTCAACCCGATGGCCGCCCCCGGCGGCATCATCGGCAACGGCGGCCCTGCCGGTGCCCTCTCGGACTACCTCGTGATCGAAAACGCAGTCCGTGGAACCAGTTTGGAGGTGATCCCGAAACACATCCCGTGGCAGGTCGCCGCGCTCAACGAGCCGATGGCCGTCGCGCGGCACGGCGTCAACCAATGCCGGCCCAAACCGACGGACAAGGTGGTGGTGTTCGGCGCCGGACCGGTGGGGCTGGGAGCGACGCTGGCGTTCAAATCCGTTGGCGTGCAACACATCGTGGTTGTCGACCTGGTTCCCGGGCGGCTGGACAAGGCGTTGCGGATCGGCGCCGATGCCGTAGTCAACTCCGCCGAGCAGGACGTCGTGCAACGCCTCGTCGAACTGCACGGCCCCGGCGAGTCGATGTTCCCCGGCAAATCCGGCACGAATATCTACCTCGACTGCGCCGGTGCGGCCGCCGTCGTCAACACCGCCTTGGCGGCGGCCCAGAAGGGGGCCACGCTGGGCATCGTCGGCGTGCACAAAGAGGCGGTGCCGGTCGAGTTCGTCAACGTGATGAGCAACGAAATCACCATCGTCGGCAGCATGGGGTATCCGACCGAGATCTTCGAGGTGACAAAGGATCTCGTCGCAAACTGGGAGAAGTACGCGCTGATCGTCAGCCACACCGTCCCGTTCGCGAACCTCGGCGAGGCGCTGGATTTGGCCAGTACGCCCGGCGCCGCCGACAAGGTCGTCGTCACCTTCTGA
- a CDS encoding short chain dehydrogenase, producing MSLKDKTMFISGASRGIGLAIAKRAAQDGANIALIAKTAEPHPKLPGTVYTAAKELEEAGGKALPIVGDVRDPDSVEAAVAKAVEQFGGIDICVNNASAINLGSITEVPMKRFDLMNGIQVRGTYAVSRACLAHMKGRENPHVLTLSPPVLLGKQWLKPTAYMMAKFGMTLCALGIAEEMRAEGIASNTLWPRTMVATAAVQNLLGGDEAMARSRKPEVYSDAAYVILNKPSREYTGNMLLCEDVLVDSGVKDLSVYDCVPGSQLGVDFWVDGVNPPGYTGP from the coding sequence ATGTCGCTCAAAGATAAGACCATGTTCATTTCCGGTGCCAGCCGCGGCATCGGCTTGGCGATCGCCAAGCGCGCCGCGCAGGACGGCGCCAACATCGCGCTGATCGCCAAGACCGCTGAGCCGCACCCGAAGTTGCCGGGCACCGTGTACACCGCCGCCAAGGAACTCGAGGAAGCAGGCGGGAAAGCCCTGCCGATCGTCGGCGATGTGCGTGACCCGGATTCGGTCGAAGCCGCGGTGGCCAAAGCGGTCGAGCAGTTCGGCGGCATCGACATCTGCGTCAACAATGCGTCGGCGATCAACCTGGGCTCCATCACCGAGGTGCCGATGAAGCGGTTCGACCTGATGAACGGCATCCAGGTGCGCGGCACCTACGCGGTGTCGCGGGCGTGTCTTGCCCACATGAAGGGTCGCGAGAACCCGCACGTGCTGACGCTCTCGCCGCCGGTGCTGCTGGGCAAACAGTGGCTCAAGCCGACCGCGTACATGATGGCGAAGTTCGGTATGACGTTGTGCGCGTTGGGGATTGCCGAGGAGATGCGCGCCGAGGGCATTGCCTCCAACACCCTGTGGCCGCGCACCATGGTGGCCACCGCCGCGGTGCAGAACCTGCTCGGCGGCGACGAGGCGATGGCGCGGTCGCGCAAGCCGGAGGTCTACTCGGACGCGGCCTACGTCATCCTGAACAAGCCGTCGCGGGAGTACACCGGCAACATGCTGCTGTGCGAAGACGTGCTGGTGGACTCCGGGGTCAAGGACCTTTCGGTCTACGACTGCGTGCCCGGATCGCAACTCGGCGTCGACTTCTGGGTCGACGGGGTCAACCCGCCCGGATACACCGGTCCGTGA
- the alkA gene encoding DNA-3-methyladenine glycosylase II, with product MPTRTHTVTRQIRGPWSLAISREFWEGFTPAALAEQPKSADLSTTFLVEADWSRAEVTVSQRGSSASIAVAGDGDLAAAAEQTARFLALDVDARGWVDVARRDAVIAAAQHELPGLRPCGFHSPYEAAAWAVLSQRLRIVQAARLRADIVARHGDRGAFPSPGRLVALDLALPGRKGEYLRAVAEAALDGQLDCAALRSVDPDAAIAAVQQIKGLGPFAAELVVLRGANVPDGLPRHERRLDAEIIAKYGPGRTLAEVSEAWRPFRTWAAVYLRALRERRTHEIAARTGS from the coding sequence GTGCCGACGCGAACCCACACCGTCACCCGGCAGATACGCGGTCCGTGGTCACTGGCCATCAGTCGCGAATTCTGGGAAGGCTTCACGCCGGCCGCCCTGGCCGAGCAACCCAAGTCCGCCGATTTGTCCACGACGTTCCTGGTGGAAGCCGACTGGTCGCGCGCCGAGGTCACCGTCTCCCAGCGCGGGTCGTCCGCGTCGATCGCGGTGGCCGGCGACGGTGATCTGGCAGCGGCGGCCGAACAGACCGCGCGGTTTTTGGCGCTGGACGTCGACGCCCGCGGTTGGGTCGACGTGGCCAGGCGCGATGCGGTGATCGCCGCGGCGCAGCACGAACTTCCCGGCTTACGTCCGTGCGGGTTTCACTCGCCGTACGAGGCGGCCGCCTGGGCGGTGCTGTCCCAGCGGCTGCGGATCGTGCAGGCGGCCCGGCTGCGCGCCGACATCGTGGCGCGCCACGGCGACCGCGGCGCGTTTCCGAGTCCCGGACGGCTGGTGGCGCTGGACCTCGCCCTGCCCGGCCGCAAGGGCGAGTACCTGCGCGCGGTCGCCGAGGCCGCCCTCGACGGGCAGCTGGATTGCGCGGCGCTGCGGTCGGTGGATCCCGACGCGGCGATAGCGGCCGTGCAGCAGATCAAAGGACTTGGGCCGTTCGCTGCCGAACTCGTGGTGCTGCGGGGCGCCAATGTGCCGGACGGGCTGCCGAGGCACGAGCGCCGCCTGGACGCCGAGATCATCGCGAAGTACGGGCCCGGGCGCACCCTGGCCGAGGTGTCGGAGGCCTGGCGCCCTTTTCGCACCTGGGCCGCCGTATACCTGCGCGCGTTACGGGAACGGCGCACCCACGAAATCGCAGCTCGGACCGGGAGTTAG
- a CDS encoding hypothetical protein (frameshifted, insertion at around 1404856,1404777): MSTATSLLCDERLDRFLASPVALFALAGDTATEGTVVLEMADTDGETGPEVPATGPPKPAETDAELTARFERDAIPLLDQLYGGALRMTRNPADAEDLLQETMVKAYAGFRSFREGTNLKAWLYRILTNTYINSYRKKQRQPSEYPTDEITDWQLAANAEHSSTGLRSAEVEALEALPDTEIKAALQALPEEFRMAVYYADVEGFPL; encoded by the coding sequence GTGTCAACTGCGACGAGCCTATTGTGCGACGAGCGGTTGGATCGCTTCCTTGCGAGTCCGGTGGCGCTCTTCGCGCTGGCCGGTGACACCGCAACCGAAGGGACCGTGGTACTCGAGATGGCCGACACCGATGGCGAGACCGGGCCCGAGGTTCCCGCGACCGGGCCGCCCAAACCGGCGGAGACCGACGCCGAACTGACGGCGCGATTCGAGCGCGATGCGATTCCGCTGCTCGACCAGCTCTACGGAGGCGCGCTGCGCATGACGCGCAATCCCGCGGACGCCGAGGACCTGCTGCAGGAAACGATGGTCAAGGCCTACGCCGGGTTCCGGTCGTTCCGGGAGGGCACCAACCTCAAGGCGTGGCTGTACCGCATCCTGACCAACACCTACATCAACAGCTACCGCAAGAAGCAGCGGCAGCCCTCGGAGTACCCGACCGACGAGATCACCGACTGGCAGTTGGCCGCCAACGCCGAGCATTCCTCAACCGGGCTGCGGTCGGCCGAGGTCGAGGCGCTCGAAGCGCTGCCGGACACCGAGATCAAAGCGGCCTTGCAGGCGCTGCCGGAAGAATTCCGGATGGCGGTCTACTACGCCGACGTCGAAGGTTTCCCCCTATAA
- a CDS encoding anti-sigma factor RshA, which translates to MSESCGTSGAHDHDDFGCAEVLAEVWTLLDGECTPEKKESLRRHLEACPGCFQHYGLEERIKALVATKCSGEKAPEGLRERLRLEFRRTTIIREEIQP; encoded by the coding sequence ATGAGCGAGTCCTGCGGCACGTCCGGCGCCCACGACCACGACGACTTCGGCTGCGCCGAGGTGCTTGCCGAGGTGTGGACGCTGCTCGACGGCGAGTGCACTCCGGAGAAGAAGGAGAGCCTGCGCAGGCACCTCGAAGCGTGCCCGGGATGCTTTCAGCACTACGGGCTCGAGGAACGGATCAAGGCCCTGGTTGCCACCAAATGCAGCGGTGAGAAGGCCCCGGAGGGTCTGCGGGAGCGGTTGCGGCTGGAATTCCGCCGCACCACCATCATCCGCGAGGAGATTCAGCCTTAG
- a CDS encoding biotinylated protein TB7.3 — protein sequence MSEEVRAEIVASVLEVVVSEGDQIAQGDTVVLLESMKMEIPVLAEVTGTVSKVSVSVGDVIQAGDLIAVIS from the coding sequence ATGTCCGAGGAGGTTCGCGCCGAGATCGTGGCCAGCGTGCTCGAAGTCGTTGTCAGCGAAGGCGACCAGATCGCCCAGGGCGACACCGTGGTGCTGCTCGAGTCGATGAAGATGGAGATCCCGGTCCTGGCCGAAGTCACCGGCACCGTCAGCAAGGTGAGCGTGTCGGTCGGCGACGTCATCCAGGCCGGCGACCTGATCGCCGTTATCAGCTGA
- the pdtaS gene encoding putative sensor histidine kinase pdtaS codes for MSTLGDLLADHTVLPGNAVDHLHAVVGEWQLLADLSFADYLMWVRRDDGVLVCVAQCRPNTAPTVLQTDAVGSVVAADRLPLVAEAFSSGGVQQGDPAEQGGWQLPGPVPGPNVIASPVRYGEQVVAVLTQHQTETAAQRMSGHLETAYRDCATDLLHMIAEGTFPDVGDVAMSRSTPRAGDGFIRLDVDGIVAYASPNALSAYHRMGLNSELEGHNLIKVTRPLISDPFEAQEVAEHILNLLAGGSSMRMEVDAGGATVLLRTLPLVVHGENAGAAILIRDVTEVKRRDRALISKDATIREIHHRVKNNLQTVAALLRLQARRTVNAEGREALIESVRRVSSIALVHDALSMSVDEQVNLDEVIDRILPIMNDVASVDRPIRINRVGDLGVLDSDRATALIMVITELVQNAIEHAFDPDAAEGSVTIRAERSARWLDVVVHDDGRGLPEGFSLEKSDSLGLQIVRTLVSAELDGSLGMREGADRGTDVVLRVPIGRRGRLLL; via the coding sequence ATGTCCACTCTCGGTGACCTGCTCGCCGATCACACGGTGCTGCCGGGCAACGCCGTCGACCATCTGCACGCCGTAGTCGGGGAGTGGCAGCTACTGGCCGACTTGTCCTTTGCCGACTATCTGATGTGGGTGCGCCGCGACGACGGCGTACTGGTGTGTGTGGCGCAGTGCCGCCCCAATACCGCTCCGACGGTGCTGCAGACCGACGCAGTGGGCAGCGTCGTCGCCGCCGACCGCCTACCCCTGGTCGCCGAGGCTTTCTCGTCGGGCGGGGTGCAGCAGGGAGACCCGGCCGAACAGGGCGGATGGCAACTTCCCGGACCAGTTCCCGGCCCCAACGTGATCGCCTCGCCGGTGCGCTACGGGGAACAGGTGGTGGCGGTGCTGACCCAGCATCAAACCGAGACCGCGGCCCAGCGGATGTCCGGCCACCTCGAGACCGCCTATCGGGACTGTGCCACCGACCTGTTGCACATGATCGCCGAGGGCACCTTTCCCGATGTCGGCGACGTGGCCATGTCGCGGTCCACGCCGCGCGCCGGCGACGGCTTCATCCGCCTCGACGTCGACGGCATCGTCGCCTACGCCAGCCCCAACGCGTTGTCCGCCTACCACCGGATGGGCCTGAACAGCGAGTTGGAAGGCCACAACCTGATCAAGGTCACCCGGCCGCTGATCTCGGACCCGTTCGAGGCCCAGGAGGTGGCCGAACACATTCTCAACCTGCTGGCTGGCGGCTCCAGCATGCGCATGGAGGTCGACGCGGGCGGCGCCACGGTGCTGTTGCGGACACTGCCGCTGGTGGTGCACGGGGAGAACGCGGGGGCGGCGATCCTGATCCGCGACGTCACCGAGGTGAAACGGCGCGACCGTGCGCTGATCTCCAAGGACGCCACCATCCGCGAAATTCACCATCGGGTCAAGAACAACTTGCAGACGGTGGCGGCGCTGCTGCGTCTGCAGGCCCGCCGGACGGTCAACGCGGAAGGGCGCGAGGCGTTGATCGAGTCGGTGCGCCGGGTGTCCTCGATTGCATTGGTGCACGACGCGCTGTCGATGTCGGTGGACGAGCAGGTCAACCTCGACGAGGTCATCGACCGGATTCTGCCGATCATGAACGATGTCGCCTCGGTGGACCGACCAATCCGGATCAACAGGGTCGGTGACCTGGGTGTGTTGGACTCCGACCGGGCGACGGCGCTGATCATGGTGATCACCGAACTGGTGCAGAACGCGATCGAGCACGCCTTCGATCCCGATGCCGCCGAAGGTTCGGTGACCATCCGGGCCGAACGGTCAGCGCGCTGGCTGGACGTGGTGGTGCACGACGACGGGCGCGGCCTGCCAGAGGGGTTCAGCCTGGAGAAATCGGACAGCCTGGGCTTGCAGATCGTGCGGACGCTCGTCTCAGCCGAGCTGGACGGGTCGCTGGGCATGCGGGAGGGCGCCGACCGCGGCACCGACGTGGTGCTGCGGGTGCCGATCGGCCGACGCGGCCGGTTGCTGCTATGA
- the whiB1 gene encoding transcriptional regulator WhiB produces the protein MDWRHRAVCRDEDPELFFPVGNSGPALAQIADAKLVCNRCPVTTECLGWALNTGQDSGVWGGMSEDERRALKRRNARTKARSGV, from the coding sequence ATGGATTGGCGCCATAGGGCGGTGTGTCGCGACGAAGATCCGGAACTGTTCTTCCCGGTTGGGAACAGCGGGCCGGCACTCGCGCAGATCGCTGACGCGAAACTGGTCTGCAATCGGTGTCCGGTGACGACGGAGTGTCTCGGCTGGGCTCTGAACACCGGCCAGGACTCGGGCGTCTGGGGCGGAATGAGTGAAGACGAGCGGCGTGCACTCAAGCGTCGCAACGCCCGGACGAAGGCTCGCAGCGGAGTCTGA
- a CDS encoding diacylglycerol kinase, translated as MRAMLIANPIATSITPAARELVTHALESRVQLTVANTEHAGHADELGRTAVAEGYDLVVVHGGDGTVSAVVNGMLGRPGSTPPGPVPALGIIPGGSANVLARALGIHRDPAAASNQLINLLDEYERSRQWRRISLIDCGEVYALVNAGMGVDAEVVEAVEKERKKGHKITPLRYWRVAVPVSVRFSRRDPNLILELPDREPVSGVHFVWVSNTNPWTYSDDRPMVTNPGCSFESGLGIFALTSMKLIPTLRLLRQLLAKRPKLEAKQLIRDDDVSYARITKMAAPAACQYDGEYLGLRDSMTFRVVPSGLAVVAPRPGSE; from the coding sequence ATGCGTGCCATGTTGATCGCCAACCCGATCGCCACCAGCATCACACCGGCCGCTCGCGAGCTGGTGACGCACGCGCTGGAAAGCCGCGTACAGCTCACCGTCGCTAACACCGAGCACGCCGGTCACGCGGACGAACTCGGCCGCACCGCGGTTGCCGAAGGCTACGACCTGGTCGTCGTGCACGGCGGTGACGGCACGGTGAGTGCGGTGGTCAACGGCATGCTCGGCCGGCCCGGCTCGACCCCGCCGGGCCCCGTCCCGGCGTTGGGAATCATTCCCGGCGGCTCGGCGAACGTGCTGGCCAGAGCCCTGGGCATCCACCGCGACCCGGCCGCGGCCAGCAACCAGCTGATCAACCTGCTCGACGAATACGAGCGGAGCCGGCAGTGGCGGCGCATCTCACTGATCGACTGCGGCGAGGTGTACGCCCTGGTCAATGCCGGCATGGGAGTCGACGCCGAAGTGGTCGAGGCGGTGGAGAAGGAACGCAAGAAGGGCCACAAGATCACGCCGCTGCGCTACTGGCGGGTGGCGGTGCCGGTGTCGGTGCGGTTCAGCCGCCGGGACCCCAACCTGATCCTGGAGCTGCCCGACCGCGAACCCGTATCGGGCGTGCACTTCGTGTGGGTCTCCAACACCAATCCCTGGACCTACAGCGACGACCGGCCCATGGTCACCAACCCGGGCTGCAGCTTCGAGTCAGGGCTGGGCATCTTCGCACTCACCAGTATGAAACTGATCCCCACGTTGCGGTTGCTGCGCCAACTGCTGGCGAAGCGGCCCAAGCTGGAAGCCAAACAGCTGATCCGAGACGACGACGTGAGTTACGCGCGGATAACCAAGATGGCCGCGCCGGCGGCCTGCCAGTACGACGGCGAATACCTCGGCCTGCGCGACTCGATGACGTTCCGAGTGGTCCCGAGCGGTCTTGCGGTGGTTGCCCCGCGGCCCGGCTCGGAGTGA
- a CDS encoding N-acetyltransferase GCN5, which translates to MTPNVRRARPDDVADITAMIHQLAEFEEAAQQCSVTEKQIAAALFGKDPTLRGHVSEVGGHVAAMALWFRNFSTWDGVPGIYLEDLYVRPDFRRRGLARGLLTALAGECLANGYTRLSWAVLNWNTDAIALYDGVGGRPQTEWTTYRVSGPELAALAEPR; encoded by the coding sequence GTGACACCGAACGTCCGCCGCGCCAGACCCGACGACGTCGCCGACATCACCGCCATGATTCACCAGCTGGCCGAGTTCGAGGAAGCCGCCCAGCAGTGTAGCGTCACCGAAAAACAAATAGCCGCAGCGCTTTTTGGGAAAGACCCAACATTGCGGGGGCATGTCAGCGAGGTCGGCGGCCACGTCGCCGCCATGGCGCTGTGGTTCCGGAACTTCTCCACCTGGGACGGTGTGCCCGGCATCTACCTGGAAGATCTCTATGTGCGGCCGGACTTCCGCCGCCGTGGCCTGGCCCGCGGTTTGCTGACGGCGCTGGCCGGCGAATGCCTGGCGAACGGCTACACGCGGCTGTCGTGGGCGGTGCTGAACTGGAACACCGACGCGATCGCCTTGTACGACGGCGTCGGTGGGCGGCCACAGACCGAGTGGACGACCTACCGGGTGTCCGGCCCCGAACTGGCCGCACTGGCCGAACCCCGCTGA
- the menF gene encoding putative isochorismate synthase MenF, whose translation MKTEPAFALSGPRGTLVAERAREHYRDIAAAQAALRSGEAPIVLGALAFDASQPAALLVPETLRRLDSLPDWPTGPLPAVRVQAAIPPLAEHRSRISRARDQLAAPENPLHKVVLARALRLRADAPLDGRVVLSRLMAADPTAYGYLVDLTAAGAAYAGAALVGASPELLVARSGERVVCRPFAGSAPRSPDPDADAANAAALAASAKDRHEHRLVIDTMRAALEPLCDELTIADEPQLSRTAAVWHLCTPVIGRLREKSTTALDLALALHPTPAVGGVPAGAAAELIATLEGDRGFYAGTVGWCDAAGDGDWVVSIRCAQLSADRFSALAHAGGGIVAESDPDGEVDETTTKFATILNALGVEQ comes from the coding sequence GTGAAGACCGAACCGGCGTTTGCGCTGAGCGGTCCACGGGGGACCTTGGTCGCCGAGCGGGCCCGCGAGCACTACCGCGATATCGCGGCGGCGCAAGCCGCGCTGCGCTCCGGGGAGGCACCAATAGTGCTGGGCGCGTTGGCATTCGACGCATCGCAGCCGGCCGCATTGCTGGTGCCGGAAACGCTGCGGCGCCTCGATTCGCTGCCGGACTGGCCCACCGGCCCGCTGCCGGCGGTGCGCGTGCAGGCAGCCATCCCGCCGCTTGCCGAGCACCGGTCCCGGATCAGCCGGGCCCGCGATCAGCTGGCAGCGCCGGAAAACCCCTTGCATAAGGTGGTGCTGGCTCGGGCCTTGCGGCTGCGCGCCGACGCACCGCTGGACGGCCGCGTCGTGCTGAGCCGGCTGATGGCCGCCGATCCCACCGCATACGGCTATCTGGTCGATCTGACCGCCGCGGGCGCGGCCTACGCCGGGGCGGCTCTGGTGGGCGCCAGCCCCGAACTGCTGGTGGCGCGCTCCGGGGAGCGGGTGGTGTGCCGCCCCTTCGCCGGTTCCGCGCCACGATCCCCCGACCCGGACGCCGACGCCGCGAATGCGGCCGCGCTGGCGGCATCGGCCAAGGACCGCCATGAGCACCGGTTGGTGATCGACACCATGCGCGCGGCACTGGAACCGTTGTGCGACGAGCTGACGATCGCCGACGAGCCGCAGCTGAGTCGCACCGCGGCGGTCTGGCATCTGTGCACCCCGGTGATCGGGCGGCTTCGTGAAAAATCCACTACTGCACTGGATTTGGCGCTGGCACTGCACCCCACGCCGGCGGTCGGCGGGGTTCCGGCCGGCGCGGCCGCCGAACTGATCGCAACACTGGAGGGCGACCGGGGCTTCTACGCCGGCACGGTGGGCTGGTGCGATGCGGCCGGCGACGGCGACTGGGTGGTGTCGATCCGTTGCGCGCAGCTGTCGGCCGACCGCTTTTCGGCGCTGGCTCACGCCGGTGGCGGGATCGTTGCCGAATCCGATCCCGATGGCGAAGTCGACGAAACCACAACGAAATTCGCGACCATTCTGAACGCACTGGGGGTCGAGCAGTGA